The Cottoperca gobio chromosome 8, fCotGob3.1, whole genome shotgun sequence genome contains the following window.
CATGGATCCGTCATGTTGGTGAACTAGCAAAGGGAGCACACAGAAgtgagtatacagtatatgtgtttAAGTGGGACATCTGCTGTGTGCCTTTTATTGGATTTGGTAAACAACATCTAATGGTGGCGGAGAGGGGGAATACTGATTATGTACCACGCATGTTCCTTTGAGGAAAATACATCTTTGCATCATCAGTCTCTGTTAAGGTCACAGATTTAAGGTCGGAGCTGTTGCGAGTGTATTTCAGCCAGGCTGCATCATGCTCTTTGATCTAGAAGAGTTTCACTGAGATTGTAAAAAGGGGGCAGCACCACACCGAGTAGCAATCAAAGTTCAAGATCTCATCTCGCCGCGGCCTCAGAATGATGTTTTCAACCGTGTTTTATCAAAGCTGTGCCTTTCCACTGATATAATACTTAATGTCCGTGAGACACTAATTGTGATATTGTAGGACACTCAAGATGGAGAAGGATCAAAGACTGTGAAATTGTACCAAAGCATAACTTTAGAAGTATGCACATCAAAGGGATTGATGAACTAGGTTTTCAGACAAAATCATATGAGGGATATTTTCCATCTTATTCAGTCTGCTGCTGTAATGCAAACCAGCTTCTGAGCGTTAGAGCCCAGCTGCATGTTTGTTGTATGACCCTGACTCCATGTGGTCATCAAGGAAACTGCAAATCACTGCTGCTATGGGCACGTCATCCATTGTTGCTGTATGAACTGGAGTGCTAAAGTTGTCCAGGCTAGTAtttagttttgactttatttatatgcttttatatttacatttatatataagatgtatgtatgtatgtatatatatatatataagatacataagtatatacagtatataagacatatgtatgtatatatatatatatatataatattcttattatattaaaatatattattagaaatattattattttttatagcCATATCTTATAGGCATATATATTCCTATAAATCAagaaaatctaataaaaatgATATGGGACCTGTTGATGGAATATTTGTTATTgatgtacatattaaacccAAACACATCTAAcatgatattttatataacaGGCTATTTGTTCACGCAGCAGTGACTGTTCTGCTTTGGGAACAAGTGATTCTTACAAATATTATCAAAGCATCAGCACTCAAAATGGAGCCATTATTGGTTATTATATCCACAGGCATTATTCAGCAGCAGAAAAATTCTAACTAGCCTCACACGTCACATAAAAATGACACTTAAGAGTGGATTGTATTCATGGTGAGCATGCAGTGCACGCAGGCCCTTAATAGCCGTTCCTCTCTCCATGCACTCAGGTTATAGAAGTAGGCTATGTTCCACTTCTAATTGCCCATTCACTTGTTTGACTAACATCCAACTTGCCTGCGACTCAGGCCTGTGGACATCGTAGACCTTCTGTAAAAAACCATGCAGACACATTTAACACGTCAAAATTAATTCAATGTAAATGTTTGCACTGATTTAAAATGTCCGCATTTGGTTTTGAGGTGTCAAGGGCAATGCATTTAATTTTTGTGTGAGGACTTACATATTTGCTTTCGCTAATCAGTACACATATTTCTCCGTATTTATAGTAAAAGTAGTGCTGTCTCATGCAACGCCTCTCTACCTAACTGTTGGACTaggtaaatgtaaacatattgtttatttctcATATTTATTCAAGTATGTGTGACAATTCAGCCATTCCTCTGAGCAGAAACAGTGCTGGGGGGGCACACATTGTGACAAtatcaaccattagctacacaATACGTTACAGCCTGGAGAGGTTTCCTGAAAAGAAATATAATTGAAATgctcatattttttattatcgtTTTTAACTTGGAAACcattaacaattaataaaagacaacaaaacCAACATGGGTGCTATTCAACTCTGATGCATAAAGGGAGCTTGagtccttttgttttcttccctttAAACTAATATCATAAGAATAAACATAAGGACGATCTCAATGGTAGATTTGAAGAATCTCTTATTTTGAATTTTCCAAATATTTCTCAATTAGTACCAATACAATTTcaaaccaaaacatatctgCTCATTGAAAGACGGATGcttctgtgtgactgtctgtgcACGATTGTGTGTAAGAAAGACGTGGAGGACATTCAGTGTGTTCAGAAgtgtttgctttctttctttacaaCCTTGTGCTTTGAGCCTCCTCTGTAGAAGATTTTGTGCCCTTGTCCGTGATGGAGAGAGTCTGTGTGTATCCCAGCAGGCGTTCCTGTTGATTGGATAGGCCTGGCTGGCTGACTTGCTGGCCCAGAGTATCAATGCCCTTTATCTCGCCTCTCAGCTCTTTTGCTCCGACTTCAGTGGCAATACAAGCAGCACACGCAACATGTTCGCAGAGTGATTCACGGCGGAAGATTTGTACCGGCAAACAAGAATGTCTTGCATGAAATCGCACATGTAAAAAAGCAAGTGTAGATACAAACCCTCAAAATTATCCACAGTTAAGGCTCTGTGATGCAGTTGCTATGGCAACTATGATAGAAATAGACGTGTATCTGCAAGGGAATGAAATGTATTGAACTGTTGTTTAGAAACTGAGAGATTTTACTTGTGTGATTGGCAGGTTAAGTGAGAGACGTGTGTGCTAAACTACTTGTGTGtgattgtgcgtgtgtgttgtctttgtgtAAGGCTCTTTGTATGTCatggtgaatgtgtgtgtgtgtgtgtgtgtgtgtgtgtgtgtgtgtgtgtgtgtgtgtgtgtgtgtgtgtgcgtgtgtgtgtgtgtgtatgcgtgtgtgtgtgtgtgtgtgagcatgtgtgcgtgcatgtatgACACACTGCAGTACATTAAAAGTGCAGCACCATAGATGGGGGGCATAGGGCACATCATTATGATGGTGGGAGAGTGTGAGTGGGTCTGCACTGCACTCGCTGGCCCTGTGTGAGAGCAGATAAGCTCAGGCAGAGACAACACAATAAATTAAATGGGAAGAGGATTCTGTTTGTAGCACCTCCATTGTTGTTCTGGCCATGATGATGTTCTCAGCGTGTCGTGTCAAACACTAACCAAGATATTATGGTATTGATTTAAGTGGCTTTTTCtttgtggaaaaacaacaatatagcTGCACGGTGCGTACACTGGCTCTGCGTTTTCAACAAGCTTCATCCATTGCCCTGCAATCTTCCTCTAATGAAGGCGTGCATATTTGCTCACAAATTGTGTTTTATCTGTTATTGACTTCATTTCAGACATAACCTTCCTTTCTATTCAGCCCCTGTCTCCTCTCAATATTGCCTTTGTACCCTGGTGCCTTCATTAGGCTACCCCAATTCATTTTCACTAGAGATGAATAAAGAACAAAGGACCTGTGAGGAAAAACCCTGAACCCACACATGCAAAAATCGCATTATCAAATTTTACTATATtcttagatttttttaaatggtagaAATAGAAAACCAGTGGACTAGCAAGAGcttgagagagggaggggaggtggagggatgtgatggagagagatgagggagggGGTGCAGGAATATGAGTGTGTATGCATTTTCAAGGCGGTCTTTCTgttgcaagaaaaaaaaacagtagtcTAACAGGAAAACGAATAGGTCGAGCTACTGATGAAGGCATGCACATGCAATTTGGTGACGGAAACTGACGTTTGTGATCTATATGCGTTAGTGGAGACTTGCGAGATGGCAATGTGTTTAATTTTAGTTCGAGATAGGTGGAATCACCTCAGCGGTGTgtgaaagagggagagcgaggcGAGGGAACAAGAGGGGAGGGGGCGGGGGTGTATGGACCTCACTGGCTACGGGACCTACAGGCACCCCGATTGTGCTCTGCTCTCATCATTTTTGGAGGtgaggacaaaagaaaaaaggggaaatcGGAAGAAAGGCCCGGGATCTGAGTGTCGTGACGGCCCCCCCGACTTCGCCGCCGCTGGTCGGGGTTGTCTGGACTTAAAAGGGTGAGGGAAAAGCGGCGGAGCAGTCGACTCGAGACTGGGGTTTCCTGCCACAGCAGCGGGATTGTCACAAAACAGCCTTTCACTCTTCGAGGGGCCTTGTATTGCTACGTTTTCAGGTATGCATTTAGAGTATGTTAGCTAGCCTGTCTCTGCCTGACTTGCCTCTCACTGGCAAACATTAGCTCTGTTTATTCAAGGAAAATGTCAGACTGCGTGGTGGTAATTTTCTGATGCAGTGCCCACACCAGGTCTCTTACCAGTATACGTTATTTATGCTAGCTAAACCATTTACTCACAGCCCCACTGGATTTGTGAGGGGGGAAACATCTGCACCTAATCACATCTCTTTTGTAGCTAAACGCTGCCTGGCTGCCCCGTGCCTTTAGCCTCTTATAACTGCCGTTTTGTGCACGTTATTAAATGCtcgtaataatgtaataaacgCAAACTAGCTGGCTTGCTGGCTTGCTAACGAGTGGTTGTAGCTTAGCTAGCTAACCAACATATGCGGCTGCATCGCATATTTAATTTGCAGTATGTGAGGTATCTTAGCTAACGCTAACCTTACAGAGCTAAAAGTGGCAGCGCTACAAAGCTAATTGTATTGCGTATACCTTGCTATTGGCTAATGTAGCTACTAAAGCCAGTGCTGTGTTGATGACAATCTGAGACGACACACCATCAGAATATAACAGAGCTGGTGTTTAAGTATTATCTGCAAAGACATTGCGTATGCTCTTGTCAATTAGGCAGCCATGCAATTGATTGACTTGCTGACAAACTGCATTGagccagttttttttttattaatgctgCACTGTTCAGTGTATTGTGAATGCTGATGCCTGGTCGTGCACAGTGAGCTGCTGTGATTTAATTAGTAACCAAGGTAGGGGCTATTAGACAAGGAAATCAATAGTGTCCTTCTAACTTTCCCCAAATAATACACTGCATCACCCACTAGCTTTGACCCTTAGATATGACACTTGAACATTAGACCTGTATGCAGGATGTTCATCTCAGAAGACAAGGTATGACCAGTCTGTTTTGTAGCCCTCCTGGTcctgttttttcccccttgtTCCTTCAGTTGCTCATCACTTTCTCTGTGGAGAAATAGCTATACATTGCATTGGTGAAGATAGGTTCACACTTATGATGAGATAGACAGACAAATAACAGTAGCTACCCACTGACTGATAGCTGTAATCATAAACAGTGAGGGTTTGTTATTGTGTGGCTCAGTGTAAGGCGACACTACTATAACAAAAATCAAAAGTTCTGTTAGAGCCGTTAACCGTTTTACAGTGGGACAATAGAGGCTTGTGTCACACGCAGGCAATTATGGGGACTGACCTCATAAAGATGGCGTCATGCCTTTAATTATCACCCATAATCATTAAAgcccattaaaacattttaaatacactaACATTAATGGTCTTATGTCTAGTTCAAAGAGGCGGGCGATGGACTGCTTCTGTCTTGGCTTTACGgggttgtttgtttacatgtgaaGTAGTGTTTGTGTCCTTGTCTATGTTACTTTGTTGCCTTAATTGCATGCTGCCGCAAacactcttttctctccaccGACCCTGTTTGTTATCAGTCAGAAGAGACAGCTTAGGCATGTATTGTTTAAGCTCCAAACCACAGTAAAGGTGGTACTCCCAGTGCATATTAAAACAGGGGTGTTGCTATGAGACCAGCAAGCCTTCTTAACTTGAATGTGTGCAACAGGGaagtaatgtttacatttttgttggtttattgaatatatttgtgatGGACCTACGTGGTTTCAGTGGTAAAAATACTGATGTAATATTTGATACCGTTTTTAATTTCAAAGCCTCAAAACTAAGTTCATTAATTAAGTTTGTATTTGAATTgataaatattttgtaatttacCACTGAATTGTTGAATAAAAATACTCTGACAAACAGACTAAACTAATCCCAAAAAAGCTTTTTAGTGTTATTGTTTGACCACAGTGCATTACTCTTTATATCTACTACAACAACAGACCCGTAGCACAAGGTATAGTAAATAAATAGTgccttttcctttttgtgtggTAACTTTTTTTGATTAATCTTTTTTGTAATTGCAGAGTTGTGAAGGCTTCTGGTCAGCAGCTCCCGGAAAAGGAACTTCTCTGCCTGGAAATActgaagagaaaacaggagctTGAATTGACTGAACTCGAAGTGGAATAAATGGATTATCCTCCTTTTGGAAAATTGTTGCCCTGGAACTAGGTAGAATTAAATGATGgttgacagaaagaaagaaaggtaagGCAGCTACATGCTGAAGATACAGCAGAGCTCCAAGAAGAATCTGAACTCAAGAGTCAAGAAAAGAACAATTAATAAATAGGGACCAAAGATCTCTACAGTCCGAATGAATGCATGCCGTAGCAAAAAAACAGTATTTGAAAGGGAATGACCAAGAAAAGGAACATCTCAAAAAGTATTACACTCTGCATCCAAGAGCTGATGAGAATATCAATGGAGTGTTTGCCTCTGGGAGTGTTTAATGAGGGTCTGTATTCAGACCTCCTGATTCGAGTTACTGCAGTTTTGGTCTCGCATTGGTGTGAGTCAGGTCCTGGCAAACATATCGATGAACTGAAGGATTGTTGTGACAGAACACATTCTCAATGGTTTTATTGAGATTGTTTTTGCACACGATGCTATTGGACCACAACATAATTCAATCCTAACATAGCTCTGTTTGCTTGAGCTGTTATAATAGCGGAGCGTatacatgtaaagacatttgaGGTTGAACATATCACATGGTGGTGTGTCAGACGTCTATGATATCATTGCCTGCTCAGTGCCAAACTGCTTCACTTTTAATCTTGTATTTTTCTGCAGAAGAAGCCTGCTCACTacatctttattattttcttctatttctttcttttttttgaaatTCCATTTTTTGAGACCCAGCTGTAAAGtgaaccttttttctttctttttcttttttctttttttaagtgaaaACAATGATACCATTATCACATTGAAGAATTAAGACTTTTACCATTTGGCCTTTTCATATATTGATAAAGATCCTCTTCTTTTCAACGTCCCTACCCACTTTCTGATACAAGGAAGTGATTATAACATCTgcgataaatatatatatatatatatatatatatatatatatatatacatatatatatatatatatctatatattcctCAGCTTGAACTCTTTGCTTTTTCAAAGCATTTCCTTGTTTTACTGCCAGGCCATAGACTCTCTCTTTGTCATCTATGGTCACTGCCGTAAGCCTTCTTGTATCTGATCAGAAGCATTCCCTGGTATAGTCACTGACAgatatttcctgttttaatcccaatttggaaaaaaaacaatgcagaaTTTTTCTAACAGCCCGgctcccccttctctccccccgGGGTTCAGTGGGAGGGGTGCAGGGGGAACTCCGTATCCCCCTCAGCCAGCAGACCCCCAGATCTCCCCAAGGATGACAGATGATTACGCAGGGATGCAACAGCAGAGCCTGCACCGAGCCCATCACCACCCCAGTCAAGCCAGCCACATGCTTGCTTACAGTGCTAGAAACAGAGGGGCTGTGGAGGCACCACCAACACAGGGTAATATTCACAGCGCCAACACTAACAACCCTTACAGGAAGGACGCCatggattattatttttcaatggGTGGAAAAGACAGGCACAGAAGGGGGGGCATGGCCTATGGGGCAGGATTTGGGTACCCTAATATCGATGGACATATACCTCACCAGTACCGGCATGCTGGATCTGGCTCAGCACCAGCATCTGGCCTGATGTCACCATATCCAGTAGACTATGGTTCCAGTGCTAGTTCAGGTGGAGGTGCTGGTGCTGGAGCGTTTTCTCCTTCTCATCAGTACAATATGAGTCAGAATGCTGCAATGCAGTCAGTGCCAGGATCTCAGATGCAGCACCGCCAGCTTGGACAAACCTTCCCGACTGCCCACCATGGACAGCAGCATCGAAGCTATCCACACTCTGGGCACAGAATGACCCCTCAATACCCACTCTACTCCCCACAGGGTGGAGCATCCACAGCGTCGTCAGGAATGTACAGCCCCCCTCCACAGAGATATCTCGACGGGGCTGCTAGCACGGGGTTCGATCCCAAAGTCAACAGTTCTCCCAGTGTCAACTCCAGTTCAAACTCAGTCTCCAGTTCAGTTGCTGCTAACAATGTGGGGCCAATGGAAAATGTTCAACAGAGTTACCATGCTTCAAATTATCCTGGATATTCCCCACAGACACTTTCACTTCACAAGCAAGCCACACTACAGCACCGCAACTCACAGCACAATTTAGGGGTAGGTTATGACAATTCTCTCAAAATGCAGCACCAGGGCCCTTCTCCAGGCTCTGTTTATTCTAAACATCATCAAGCCTCCAATCCCAGTATACCTCAAGCAGCATCTCAAGAAATGGCCAAATCCCCAATGCATCCCAATGCTCAACAAACCCAAATTAACCAAAACTTTAGCCCGATATCCAACCCCTCACCAGCTGCCTCCGCAGTGCACTCCCCCAGTTGTAGCTCCTCTCCTTCCCCTTTGATGGGTGTCTCAGAGGTACATGGAAACCCCTCAAGTCATGGTCCTTCACATCCTCATACATCAAACCCCCGTAGCAGCCATGGTCAAGGAAGATTACTGCAGACCATGCCACAGTTAAGTCCCACACCCAATTCAAATAGCAGCATCAGTAGTTGTGGTAGCAGTGGCAGTCATAAAGCTCACAGCATGAGTGCAGTTGGAGGGAGCAGTTTTCCTCCAACAGGCCGCAACAAATTGGGTCTAGGCACAGGAATCGGATCTCGAGAGGAAGGCTCCGCTATTTATTCATCCTCTCCACTTGACAAAATGCAGGATGCTGGCCTGAATAGTCTTAATGCCTTGAGTTCACAAGTAGCCAATTTACCAAACACAGTTCAGCACATGCTCCTCACCGACTCTGTGCTTTCAATGAAGAAGGGGAAAGATACAGGGCAGATGCAACAGGCAACACACGGTGTACCCCCATCACAACCAAGGAGTCGAAATGCAAGTGCAGCCTCAAGTACTAGCACGGTTAAAGATGGAAGTGCACTTGGGATAGGCGATGGTGCCAGCTTAGATGCTGGTGCTGATGAAGACTCCTCATTGATGTCAGTTGGGGGCTCGTCGGGGACCAAGGTGGAGCGTGAGGAGCAGTTTTCTGAGGGGGAACATAGGAGAGTGAGGCAGATGAGTGGCGCAAGCAGTGGATCTGAACCAACTGGTTATAAACCTCCCTCTCAGAGTCAAACACAGACTGGGCAAGAATCAGCTGTTAAAAAAGTCCACACCGATTTACCGTCAAAAGaaccaaatgtttccaaaacaaaaaatgaagcTCAAGGTCCATCTTCATCAACATCTCCGCCCTTTGGATGTCAATTATCAGAGACTGGCTCAACTTCACATTCAACACCTCCAGATTCTTCATCCCTGTCATCCACCTCCTCCAATATTCCTCCTCCACAGCCAAATTGTGTCTCAGAGCCTGGTCTAACATATAATGACCACAGAGGTGGCCATAGGAGGgcaactgaaattaaaaatgaagtCATCAAAAATGAAAGTGAAGGCACAGTTGACAAAACGGAGAAGGGCAGTTGCCAAATGCAGCGAGATGGAGAAGTCAATTCACAAAATTGTCAGGACAAAGAAAACAGGTTGCACACTGCTTCCAGATCACACAATAATGAGAGGGTAGAAAAGCATACTTCTGATGAACAGCAGAGTGCCAGTGGTGTTGGTGTGATTGTTTCTGCTCGGTCTGATGGAAGTCACGCTGAAAAAAGCAAACATCCCCAGGACAACTGTATAGAAGAGAAACCCTCTTTCTTAAGAGAGTCAAGCAGTCATAACGGAGAGGAAGGTATAGATCTGAGTTTATATTCCTCCCTTCACCAGAAATCTACTTTTGGACGGCCTCAAAATCCTCCCCAGTCTGCACCACATAAATATGGCTACCAAGAATCAACATATGGCTCAGATTTGTCAATGAAAAACAGAGGCAGGGCTGGCCCAGCGGGTGTAATGGAATCAAATTCTAGATACTTTGGGTACCAACAGTCACAAGCTGGTTACAGCCCTGTGCATCCTAAAGATGCTGGTTCTGTAGCAGAGGCTTTGGTAAAGAGAGGGCAAGGAGCAGGAGTTAAAGGTCATGAGGATAATTCACAACAATTTCCAAGCCTTTTACAAGAAGTTCTTCAAGGTTACAATTTAGATAGACGATATGGCAGACCAGAGCAGGCATTTCCTGCCCATCTCCAACAACAACAGTTTCAAAGCAGACACCCGTATGGCATAACTGAGGCTTCGTCTCATTCTGGACAAATGGGTAGCTCTGGAAAGCCCCCACATGCAAACCAGAGGCATGGGAGTGAGCCTGATTTTACCACAGATTCTCAGTCCTCTGTGAAGTCAGAAGTGTCCATTACTAAGATATTGCAAAATGCTCAGAAAACCGAAGTGGGTGTGTCCCAGAGCCATTTAACACAGGCTGCAGATCCTCAGCAACCAACAAAACATATAAACTTAGCTGACTATTCTCTCCCACAGAGAAAAGTGTTATCTAATGTGTCCACTCCGTCCTCTGCTGTGCAGGAACTCCTCTTGCAAGAGCCAGAGCCACTAACAGGCAGCATTGGTCAAGCTGAGTCTCAAAAATCATCAGGCTCCATATTAGCCCCATCAGAGCGGCGCTCTGTCATCTGTGATGTGTCGCCAAACCGACGCAGCACACCAGAGAGGGACAGggaaagtgacagagagagagagcgggagaaaaGTCAGAGTGGAGCCTCTGTGATTCAACAGCCATTTTCCTCTCCAGGAGCAGCCAATGATCTGAGTAGAAAGGATATTGGAGAGAATAAAGTGGTGAAAATGGAAACGGCATCAAAAGAGGCCGGAACAGAAGCAGCAAATTTACAAACTGATCATCATGGCAGCGGCGGCGCTAATGAGGCTGATCTGGAGTTTCATTCCAAGTCTTTTCATTCATCTGTATTGAATGCTGACCCCTATAGGCGAGGTAATGTTGATATTACACCCTTGCCTTCTCATCTGTTGAGCACTAACCCTTTATCTTCACCTTCAAGGCATCAGTCCTATCTTCATGGTGTTGATTTAACAACTGGCAGTGGCAGCAGTTTTCCTGGATATCGATTTGGAGATGCAAGAGAAGGGAATATGATGCCACGCAGTAACCCCCATTTTTCCTCCCACCATCCATACCACAATTTATCCCCCCAGACTCAATCCACAAATAAGCTTCAAATGTATCCTCACCCTCGCGGCCCCCCTCATCACCCCCATGATATGAATGACTGGGTAAAAGCAATGAACAGGCCATCAAAGGAAATGATGATGCAGCCCGGTTCATCTCCAGGAAGACATAaggtcagccaatcagaacagAGGCAAAGAATCTTACAAACCGAAATGCCGGCT
Protein-coding sequences here:
- the tcf20 gene encoding transcription factor 20 isoform X1; translated protein: MQNFSNSPAPPSLPPGFSGRGAGGTPYPPQPADPQISPRMTDDYAGMQQQSLHRAHHHPSQASHMLAYSARNRGAVEAPPTQGNIHSANTNNPYRKDAMDYYFSMGGKDRHRRGGMAYGAGFGYPNIDGHIPHQYRHAGSGSAPASGLMSPYPVDYGSSASSGGGAGAGAFSPSHQYNMSQNAAMQSVPGSQMQHRQLGQTFPTAHHGQQHRSYPHSGHRMTPQYPLYSPQGGASTASSGMYSPPPQRYLDGAASTGFDPKVNSSPSVNSSSNSVSSSVAANNVGPMENVQQSYHASNYPGYSPQTLSLHKQATLQHRNSQHNLGVGYDNSLKMQHQGPSPGSVYSKHHQASNPSIPQAASQEMAKSPMHPNAQQTQINQNFSPISNPSPAASAVHSPSCSSSPSPLMGVSEVHGNPSSHGPSHPHTSNPRSSHGQGRLLQTMPQLSPTPNSNSSISSCGSSGSHKAHSMSAVGGSSFPPTGRNKLGLGTGIGSREEGSAIYSSSPLDKMQDAGLNSLNALSSQVANLPNTVQHMLLTDSVLSMKKGKDTGQMQQATHGVPPSQPRSRNASAASSTSTVKDGSALGIGDGASLDAGADEDSSLMSVGGSSGTKVEREEQFSEGEHRRVRQMSGASSGSEPTGYKPPSQSQTQTGQESAVKKVHTDLPSKEPNVSKTKNEAQGPSSSTSPPFGCQLSETGSTSHSTPPDSSSLSSTSSNIPPPQPNCVSEPGLTYNDHRGGHRRATEIKNEVIKNESEGTVDKTEKGSCQMQRDGEVNSQNCQDKENRLHTASRSHNNERVEKHTSDEQQSASGVGVIVSARSDGSHAEKSKHPQDNCIEEKPSFLRESSSHNGEEGIDLSLYSSLHQKSTFGRPQNPPQSAPHKYGYQESTYGSDLSMKNRGRAGPAGVMESNSRYFGYQQSQAGYSPVHPKDAGSVAEALVKRGQGAGVKGHEDNSQQFPSLLQEVLQGYNLDRRYGRPEQAFPAHLQQQQFQSRHPYGITEASSHSGQMGSSGKPPHANQRHGSEPDFTTDSQSSVKSEVSITKILQNAQKTEVGVSQSHLTQAADPQQPTKHINLADYSLPQRKVLSNVSTPSSAVQELLLQEPEPLTGSIGQAESQKSSGSILAPSERRSVICDVSPNRRSTPERDRESDREREREKSQSGASVIQQPFSSPGAANDLSRKDIGENKVVKMETASKEAGTEAANLQTDHHGSGGANEADLEFHSKSFHSSVLNADPYRRGNVDITPLPSHLLSTNPLSSPSRHQSYLHGVDLTTGSGSSFPGYRFGDAREGNMMPRSNPHFSSHHPYHNLSPQTQSTNKLQMYPHPRGPPHHPHDMNDWVKAMNRPSKEMMMQPGSSPGRHKVSQSEQRQRILQTEMPAEQHTVKTSLHHQSAFFDLKMWESTHSGREGARMLEGDPFFRTQPHHAAPVASHVLVPPQMTHGQNAAEPEVSRGATEEAKHSLPPPPSSTKPPAEMNSTQPQVQRQTKPGGSGDTNPLILRRRVRSFISPIPAKRQLQDASQQRAATNSHHSPGAQSESSHHNEDDSSSSDIPCPRLSSPLPGENTYSQPLSPSGGNTKALPPRKGRGLKLEAIVQKITPNIKKPAGHVDDESNHYPGFSHSEIPPFNDSQDQDLAHFPRVLGGDDSYMDESHSLNDMIPFRGIDETGPLPPSAYPCDPHQTSQTIKQDFDFGLGATGASASGDKEDFALLGPLPPPPPLPCPVQDSPPPSSSALSDIQHFTNTYQQLETRRGEQSAENLLRQKLQESDMGFDDYPGSDYYGTTPPHHSESQGHMLNRQHQMSSGRSSLSPQDSKLSDSSVPKGYFPSGKKKGRPVGSVNKQKRAQNQAQTQGPGQPQDQAQNTTSSAPPYPLTQTTVGATTPPLEYTTSSTPPPPTAEPPLTDNKNTPPLTPPILTQIVKVDVESEDTQPEIEVKPVRRRRRVVKDEDGSLEARGRQRRRRRAPTAPPVAKDDPDTPLGVGGSPGTNGVFMDTNRKGPFVPHIHVENKIPEIGAVCTIVNAEEEKMKGERSAVGGKAGGSGTDCLLTSALSSQLSKRDKESEKRETDEVETTLQSGKALPSSGYVVSGPVITETNHSGRLLCCLCQKWANYKHLGDLYGPFYPAEYAAKLPKNQPQVRQCQAATGTSKTGPNSDISSNALSTIQDTQTQDAQFTKPPTESDYGVSLDSNPIPLTKIVRTTPTAGREEMMMHMTGQFSNTASSSSSSSSSTSSYTSKTASLTWDMNLDIRPIPKLKREPDLEIEQQQPQIQQQLQQPTDDAQQRPPHRKLTSHPRFKRRHKSSEDSPRMVPSNSKASLPFQPPPPALDSLGPLAQLTQLPQMPMDPEELWVHEGCMVWTSGVYLVNGKLYGLQEALDGARETCCSYCEMVGSTLGCYSKGCTLRYHYLCAIEADCSLNEDNFSLRCPKHKVKKESLLRASGQCTWSSQREAEGNTEEEETQVSLDNRRLRK